The Zea mays cultivar B73 chromosome 7, Zm-B73-REFERENCE-NAM-5.0, whole genome shotgun sequence DNA segment gggcgaggattcaggtaataatccccctcaaaagactcatgcgcggactgtccggatacgtacccggaccgtccgtgattatatgcggaccgtccgtcgttgtatgcggaccgtccgactggatagtttaaattcggtgccctatgtggtggctcgggtgcgtgtctaggtaactcataaaaaatgggcccggctgtggctgacccggacggtccgcgctcgcgagcggacggtccggacatgtgtagatcggctggtttactgccgatttgcgtttgctcagggtacgtgtccatcggcatcccataagggggttgtgactggtcgtgacaacctttaaccgatgtattacgtgtattatctcctaattcaacctcgtgtgaaggaaaatttgctatactagatttatcaaatgcacgtactagtctcctacaatcgttttgcataacccctatgatattttgcatctgttctcgctgttcgtctatgtaagctttaagagattggagttcgttggtgctacttacatttggggtaatcgtagtaggtcggagcgaagccagatctgtcgcccgttgtcgaacgactttgttgttcctgtccactttgaagtcagccaggaacttcgcctttgcttcttggatcagctgctcctggcgctcctcgaacaggagctgttcttcagccggcaaggcttcccatgtcggtgtgatgatattgctggtggaaacctcagagctatcttttgaaccggccattgagggccgatttgataggtctatatgtgttgtccccagcggagtcgccaaaaagtatgttgacgctttttcggagcgccaaatactcaagaagaaccggcggcggtgctctctggtcaggcgcggacggtccgtggcctgaggccggacggtccgcgacctggcacaggggctagggtttcctgcgtgacggccggacggtccgcgccctggggccggacggtccgcgtgtgcgcaggggcggcggaagatcgccggcggcgcctggatctcgctcccggaagggaccccgtcggggaggagagatcctaggggttgtctaggctcgggccgaccgacctagactcctctaatcggcgtagagtcgaagagaggcgaagaatttggggatcgagaggctaaactagaactagactagaactactcctaattgtactggaaataaatgcgaatagaagttgtattgattcgattgttgattacaaatcggccgtatacccctctatttatagaggaggggggctggaccctttacaaactaatttccgagcttatcccatgattttagctaacaaccatagcacaaaactcggaaccctaatctgttctgcgcacgcgcggaccgtccggaccgcggaccgtccggcctcagggccggacagtccgccggctcatTTTGGTGTCAAACAGCGTGTATGCAATCAGCCCAGAGCAAAGTCATAGCCATATTATATAGATTGATGTTCTCTATTCGTAACTATAATTCTTTTATTATCACAAATATCGTTTCGTTATAGGTTTAGAAAATCCTAGGGCATAGAAAGACAAAAGAGGTATGCATGTAGACTCCCTAGTCCTTactactactttaaaatgtgttCTCTCCAACGGTACACGAGTGCCTTAACACATTACACATAGCTCCCCATAAAACTGGAATAACTTATCCACCGTCCGGTCTCCATCCAACGCCCAGGAAAATCCCAATCACAAATTCCCTGAACCATTTAATCCCGAGTCAGACTTCCTGTACCCACTGTCACCGGGCCCAAAGATACCATTACGCCCACCTGTCAGAAGCCGCACCCGCTGTAGCCCCATGTGAACGCTGCGACCGAGGCGGCCTCCCACTCACGTGCTTCGCGCGTGCGGCTGATAGAGGAAAGAAACCCGAAACCCTTGTGGTCGTCTCGGCACCCCTCTCCGCTTCGAAACCCCCGACGCGAAGGAAGCTAGGGAACCCTCGCGAGTCGCGTTGCCTCGCCCCCGTCCCCTTCAGCTGGCCCGCCGCCGCCTCGAATCCGCCCTGGCTCGGAGGGCCTCGCGCCCCCACGGATCGGATTCTCGAGGTTAGCACCTGGCGGCGACGGGCTCGGGATTTCCCCCTGTTTTTTCGTGATGATTTTGGTCTCATTTTCGTGGGGTTTTAGCTCGGGCATCTGGCGTTGGGTGGGGTTTTGTTATTAGGTTGTATGATTTTTTGATGATTCGTGGTTGGTTGACTGGAGTTTGGTGGGGGCGGATTCGTACTATTGTTCATGGGTTTGATTTTTTTTCCTGGGAATTTTTTGGGGACTGTTTGGTGTGGAAAAAAAACAGCCGGTACCATTTTGTAATGCACTAGAGGTAAATCTGCTATTGTTTGATATCTTATCTGTGTATATGCAGGTTGGTGGATTTGGGGCTAGGGTTTGGGGATTGACTACAATCGTGGGGTTGTTTGGCGTAATTTGAGGAGCAATGTACAACATGGTTAGGAAGTGGACCTGAGGAGGACGGAGGGATGGTGGCGATGGAGGGTAAGGGGGACGCGTCAGTGACGCCGGTGAGGACTAGTGACCGGCTGCGGCAGCGTCCAAAGTACTATGCTCGTGGCTATATGTACTACAATCCAGCCATGAGGAAGAAGGTTAAGTCTAAGAAGCGAACTGCTGCATCACAGATTGCTAAGAAACTGCTTCGCAAGCCAGCTGCACGGCCACCACCTGCCGATGTAAGCTAATTTGTCTGCCTATGCCTAATGAGCCTCTGTTCTCACTTGTTCTTTGTGGTTATCTGTTTGTATTGATAACTACATGTGTGGGAGTGGCAATGTGTGCGTGCGTTTTACAGAATGTTAGTATTTATGCATCATTTTGAATTTTTAAAACCTGCGTGTGTAGCAGTGAATTCAGTAGCCTTGATGGGTGTGCTTAGGGCGTACCCAGTGccgtaggcttcccgcactgtgcggggtctggggaagggtatctttaagcgccaagccttacccgcataatatgcagaggctgggGCTCGAACCCGGGACCTTCCGGTTACAGACGGTAGGCTCTACCGCTGCACCAGGCCCGCCCTTCGATGGGTGTGCTTGATGGTGTTATTTCTAAATGGAATTGATTGAGTAATACTGTATTCCTTTAGTCTTATTGTCACTTATAGGTGTAAGTAAAATAGATTACCAATTAACAGCTAGCTAAGATGGATCAGGTTCAGGTCTATCGTGTGTAGGCCTAAATATCTGATAAGTTCACTGTTTTTATGCTGGAATGTTGGATAATTAGTAGTTTGGAGGTCCTGCATGCATATAACATTTTGGTTGAGTTGAATGCCTGCTATCTCTTTCATTTCTGTGTAGTTTGTGCTGTGTCTGACATTGTTTTCAGGTCGGGCAACCAGCTGGTCGTTCCAGAGGACCGACCAGGCACCTAATCGCGAATAGGGCGACGATTAGGACACCTAATCGGTCCTGGTCGACCTCTGGTCGTCCCCTAACCGTCCTATATACTTCTGGACATATGTATATATAATATGATATATGTATATATAAGCAATACTGCAATAGGTATTATATAAGTCTGAAATTGATACTGAGTAACAGATTGAAAGGCAATATAGGCATATAACACTATAGCAGAACTGAAACTGAAATATTGAATACAACGCTACAAGCAGTAATGCAGTACCTGAGTATATGCATTTCTTCTGTAGTGGGTTGTCAACCTTTATAATGACTCTGCTTTTTTTTGCTCATTAATCTTCTAGAAACCAATTTTAAAGAGCATTTTTAGGGTGGGTGTGTTTCTAGAAGAAAAAAAAATTTCAGTGTGGGTTTAAGGGTTCGTGACATCACTATATAGGGTCAAAACAGACCTTTGAAGTCGGTTCTGTATATTTTTGTCTCTTTCCTGATTTGTTGCTCACTGAAAGTACTACCTCTGTCAAAAAAAAAAACTCGGCCGGTAGGGGAAAAACCGCCCCCACGGCATTATATTAAAAAGTTCAATCAGAGCCCCGACCGAGAAAGGTCACGAAAGCTGCCCCCTCCCCCAGTACAGCATGAGGGTCTGCCCCTATAGGCCGGATCTTTACTCGTTCTTTGAGCCCTCCCAGCCCCTACACGAGGATCCGCCCCCATAGGTCAGTCCATCTCATGCGCACACAACCAGAGAACCAGCGAGTGACCTTTTTAAACCTTagtctgaaattcgctcccactggGATTCGAGCTCAGGACAAGCGCtacgctactcagaccacctaaccaactcagctagaggccttTTCACCTACCTCTGTTCCAATATGAAAGTCATTTTAGTTTTGTCCTAAGTCAAACGTCTCTATCCTTGATCAAGTTTATAAAAATCGATTGAATATTTACAACTCCAAATTAGTTTCATTAATTAATGATTAAATCCTCCATGAAGTGTCCTGTTAATGCATTTATTTGGCACTGTGGATTCTACTATATTTTCTACAAACTTGATCAAAGCTAGTAAACAGCTTACATTTTGGAAAGAATGAATTGTTATTTATCAAAATTCCTCGTTAATGAAATCTAACAGTGGTTGCTTTCATGATTATATTTTAAATCTATCTTATTTAATTGATTTATCTGGTTGTTAGTTTATTTATCTGTAGTCATGATTGAAAATCCGCATCGCTTATGTAGCAGCTTTTGCTATGAGGATATTATTTATCTGGTTCCATGtcgcgcacacacacacacacacaaaaactAGATTGACAATAGTCTTTTATTGGTACGATATATTTTAACGTTAACCAATTGTTCATCTGTTCCTTTTTCTGAAAGAGTAGAATTCACCAGTGGATCACTCAAGGTTCAAACCTACCCAGTTAATGTTGATTACCTAATCAATGCTAAAATATCACCATGGAGCCACAtgttgttttgtgacatcatcttTCTCTCACAGACAGGTAAACACATGCTAATTAGTGATATTTTGACCTTGTGTGGCGCAATCAGCGAGTTCAGGGACCCATATCTGTAAATTAGAAGTATAGGGACCTAGGTGACACCACAGAACAAGTTTGAGGACAGCTGTTGCATAATATGAAGGACTGCTGTGTTTTGACTCCATTTTTTTGTGCTCAGTTGGCTAGCTTATGATGATTTCCTTTATAGTGTGTTGCAGCAAATTTGCGCCGTTCAACGAGAAAGCGAAGGATTTCTGTAAATCTGGAGGGCTATGATACAGATAGTTCCAGTATGGAAGATGACGATCTTATGGTAAGTTTCTACATTTGCTTAAAAGTTACTTGTTAACATTAGTACCCTCTGTTCGAACTGGCAACTAAAATTTTAAATTCATACCCTTAGTTTTGCCACCTTCCTCATTTTTACCCTTAGTCGTATTTTTTGCTCAGTTTTGCCCTTCTGCTCTATAGCACTGGAAGGGATGAGCAAAAGGCACGACTAAGGGTAAAAATGAGGATACCAACAAAACTAAGGGCACCACCTTAAAAAACCGTATTACTTAATCATCTCACATTTCTCTACAGAGACCTAGATATCGATCTTCAAAGAGTAAGGGGGGAAACAATGCTGCACATAATGAAGTGTCAGCTAGACCAAAGCGCCAGAAGTTGTCTAACTCCATACCTCGTCGTGAAGGTTTACGGCCTAGAAGATCTTTGCGAGGACAAAGACTGCATCCATACCATGAATCTGAGGATGACCAGGAAAGCTCTGATGAACAAGGTGCAGAAGATCAAAGAGAAAATGGCAATGAGATTGAAGAGGATGTTGGTGATGAGGAGGAGGTTGATGGAGGTGATGAAGCTGAAGGAGATGGAGATGACGAAGATGGTGAGGAAGAGCAAGAAGGAAGGAGGAGATATGATTTAAGGGAACGTTCAGAGGTTCGTAGACCATCCCCTCGTAAGGAAGGAAAGCACAGACCACAATCTCCTCGTAGAGTACTAGTTCACGGAATTGGTCCAAAGAACAGCAAGTATTTAAAAAAAGGTGGGTCGCGCATGCATAAGCGCCCTCGTTTCTCTTTGCCAGATGATTCAGATGATTCCCTTCTTGTGGATGAGCCGGACGAGGGCCCATCCATGCCATGGATGCGCAGTGGGAGGGGAAGTATGCCATGGTTGATGGGTGGGTTGGACATGCATAGTCCAGCAGCATGGGGCCTGAGTGTTGGAGCATCTGGTTGGGGTCATCAGGGTGACACTTCTACTTCACTCATGCCTGGGGTGCAAACTGCTGGACCAAGTTCTAAGGGAGGAGCCGACATTCAACCTCTGCAGGTTGACGAGAATGTGAGCTTTAAAGATATAGGTGGACTTTCGGAGTACATTGATGCTCTAAAGGAAATGGTTTTCTTTCCATTATTGTATCCAGATTTTTTTGCAAACTATCACATCACTCCTCCCAGAGGTGTTCTGCTTTGTGGCCCACCAGGCACAGGAAAAACATTGATTGCCCGTGCCTTAGCCTGTGCTGCCTCTAAAGCTGGCCAGAAGGTCAGTTTTTATATGCGCAAAGGAGCTGATGTTCTTAGTAAATGGGTGGGTGAGGCTGAAAGGCAGCTAAAGTTACTTTTTGAGGAAGCTCAAAAGAATCAGCCGTCAATTATATTTTTTGATGAAATAGATGGCCTGGCACCTGTGAGGTCTAGCAAGCAAGAGCAGATTCACAATTCAATTGTTTCGACATTGCTTGCTTTGATGGATGGCCTTGATTCACGTGGGCAAGTTGTTTTGATTGGAGCAACTAACAGAATTGATGCCATTGATGGAGCATTGCGTAGACCTGGCCGATTTGATCGTGAGTTTTATTTTCCTTTACCTGGCTATGAGGCTCGAGCAGAAATACTGGATATTCATACAAGGAAATGGAAGGATCCTCCACCGAAGGAACTAAAGATGGAACTTGCTGCTAGCTGTGTGGGCTATTGTGGAGCTGATTTGAAGGCATTATGTACAGAAGCAGCTATTAGAGCATTTAGAGAGAAGTATCCTCAGGTCTACACTAGTGATGACAAGTTTGTCATTGATGTTGATTCGGTCAGTGTCGAGAAGTACCACTTTTTGGAAGCTATGTCTACAATAACTCCTGCTGCTCACAGGGGATCTATTGTGCATTCAAGGCCACTTTCAACAGTTATCGCTCCATGTCTGAAGAGTCATCTTGAGAAAATAATGGAACATATTTCTGATATTTTCCCTTTCCTTTCATCCATAGATTTTAGCAAGTTCTCTGCTCTCTCCTATGGATCTTCCATCCCTCTTGTTTATAGACCTCGCCTTTTGATATGTGGTGGTGAAAGTGTCGGACTGGTACGACTGCTCCTCTCAATAATAGATGGTATCATATTAAGCGCTTTTCCGTTTCACTGTCTGATGTGTTTTTGGCTTAGCAGGATCATGTGGGACCAGCTGTTTTGCATGAGCTTGAGAAGTTCTCTGTTCACTCTTTGGGACTGCCGTCTCTTCTCTCTGATCCAAGTGCGAAGACACCTGAAGAAGCTCTTGTGCATATCTTTGGGGAAGCCAAGAGAACAACCCCGTCCATTCTATACATACCTCAGTTCCATCTTTGGTGGGATACGGTTAGTAGACTCTAGACACAGTTTTATTATTTGAAGTTTGTTGCTTTGACATAATTCTGACAATGTTTAATAATGATCATCTAGTCAAGTACTTTCTTTATGTTACAGGCACACGAACAACTAAGGGCTGTGTTGTTGACTCTGTTGAACGAGTTGCCCTCCAACCTTCCAGTTTTATTGCTTGGAACATCATCAGTGGTTTTTACTGACCTTGAAGAAGAGTGTGCTTCCATATTCTCTTCTCGCAATGTGTAGGTTCCTTGCCAAATGTTTTTTTCTACTTTTCCTGGGTTGTGTTGGCTTTGCCCTTGATGATGTAAGCTAGATACAACGTGATCATTGCCTACCTATTACTTAGATTGATTAGTTCTCCATCATTTACTATTTCTTTCTTACTGATCTTTTATTATTGTTCTTGTACTTTGACTATTAATCTCTGTAAATGGTATTGCTGTGATGGTAGGCACATAATTGAGGTAAAAGTTTGTTTCCTTTTCATTAACTTGTGTACTTTAGTTCTTTGTATAACATTTTATTTGCGAACCTTTCACCTGCTTCATGTCATGATCACTGGATTTTCTCATATCTTATCTTTCACCATGAAAATTAAAATCTTTGTTTGATATAGGTATCAAGTGGATCAACCAAGTTTTGACGATAGATTGAGGTACTTCAGTATATTGTTTGAGTCATTGCTCTCTTTCCAAATGGAAGAATCAAGAAACAAGTCAAAGAAACAGAAGTCTGCTATTGACCTTCCCAAAGCCCCGAAAGAAGTGGAGGGCCCTAAGGTTTCTGAGCTAAAGGCTAGGGCAGAAGCTGAGCAGCATGCTGTTCGTCGAATGAGGATGTGCCTCCGAGATATCTGTAATCGGTATGCAGTTTACTCTAATTAATAATTACAGAAGCTGTGATATTTCAAAATCATAAAATCTACCTTGACTTTGGTTAGAGACACAAGTGCTTGTGTTGGTATCTTTTTATTTTCCCCCTTTATCCCTTGCAATCTTGTCACAGTATTGAGTATTGTTAAATTGGCTTTTGGAACCTGATAGATCTAGCTAATAGTGTGACTGCTTATCTTTTCAGCATTTTGTACAACAAAAGGTTCAATGTATTTCACTTCCCAGTATTAGAAGATGAGGTGCCTGACTATCGATCAATAATCCACAAGCCTATGGATATGGCTACTGTCTTGCAGCGGGTGGACTCTGGACAGTACCTTACCAGGGCAGCATTTATAAAGGATATTGATCTTATTGTCtcaaacgcaaaggtacatctttTGGTGAACTTAGTTTCTTGATTCATGTTTGCATATGTTATGGCCCTACATTGCACAAGTACATTACAATTCAGTGGTGGGAGTTGTGAGGATGACAGCTTAAATAATGGCAAGCTTCCACTTGTGTGACCTACACAGACTTACAACGGGGATGACTACAATGGATCTAGGATTGTCAGTAGAGCATGTGAACTCAGAGATGTGGTATCTTGTTTGTTCTCACTTTCTCCTACATTAGACTGTTGACAATGCCTCTACAGATTATCGTTGTTGTGTCTAATGAACCTCTTTTTGGCCAGGTCCAAGGCATGTTGTCACAAATGGACCCATCTTTGGTGTCCTTCTGTGATAAAATTGCTTCACAAGGGGGGCCACTGCAGGCTGTGGATGATGAAGATAGAGCTATTCTTCAAGCAGCACCTGTTGCTCAGCTGGTTTCTGGTACTAGAATAAGTGCAAGGCTTCGAAATGTACAGCCTGAAGTAAACCTGTCACAAAGTTATGAAGTGCTAAGGCGGCAAAAGAAAAGTGCAGAAAATGAACAAAGTCAGTTTTACGATCTGAACTATAACACTTGCATTTGCTTGTTAACTGTGATTGCAATGATTATGGAAAATATTGAACTGTCGTTTCAGGCATGACTAGAGATGAAAAGTCTCCTGAAGATGTAGATTTGTCGAAGCCAACTGACGCAGAAGAAGCTGCAAAAGAACCAGAGTCAAATGGCACTACGAAAGAAGCCAACGATTCACCAGCCAAAGAACCAGAAGTATCTACTTCCCCTGAACCCATGGAGAGTGACAACGGCAAAATTGCCGCGGCTACTGGCGACGACTTGTTAGAACAGCTAGAAGCCCTGAAGCAACGCTTCATGGAACTCACTGCAAGCTATGGCGTGCCGCAGCTCGAGAGGCTGTATTCCAAGATAATGAAAGGAGCAATAGAGTTGACAAGTAAAGAAAGCAACGAGGATCATAGGCGGTTAGTAGTTAGGTATTTGTGGACATTCGTTGAGAACAGCAACAATTTTTAACCTGGCGCCAATAAGATTCTTGTTTTCCTTGTACATCCTCTTTGGAACGAAACAATAGTAGCCGTTCATCTTGGGAGTTGTCCCCGTTCCATGCCTTGTAACAAATCTTCCAAATGCTCTAGTGTCAGTGACACAGTTTTGCCATGAAATGATGTAGCAAGTGAACCCTTCCTAGATTTGTACCTcagtttgatgaatttatgaggTGGAATTCCCTCTTAATGCATAACATGTGTTACCATGCTTGTTATcttaggccatgtttggtttgaggggctaaaaattagtccctgtaTTTTAGTTCCATTTAGTTTTTAAACTACCAAAAAGTGGGACTAAAGTAGGAACTAAAACAGTTTGTCTTTATTTCCTTAAACGGTGACTAAAAAAGATTAAATCATATAAATTTCACTTTGTTCCTCTTTTATTTCAGTTACAATACGAGAGAATACTAAAGAGTATTTTAGTCCTCTTATAATTTATTTAATACGTTTTTAATACTTTGAGTCTCGTAACTAAACTTTACTCTGACTAAAGAACCAAACATGCCCAGTTTTCTCATTGCGCTTTCTCATCGTATCTGATGTAAGATATTGTTTTTGTCAGTCGTATCTGATGTAAGATATTGTTTTTGTCAGAGATTGGGAACTTGGACGGAGAAGCTCACTCATGGAAAACTTGGCCTTTGCCTACACAGTTTGCGCCTCTGCTAGAGTCTACCAAGTGATGCTCATCACTCGCAGACGGCACAAACAAGTTTTCACAAATTATAAAGCAAAAGAATGACACAGTAAAAAAAAAACAGAGTTAGCATTCCAAGTTCTCCACATAGCACAATCAACACAAAAACGGCATCTGAGAACACAACCGCACAATCCATTTTTAGTGACCAAATATTGGAATTAAACTTCCTGAACCATACGCATGTCATACAAGCAAATGCAGAGTTCCAGTTATGTTCAGAACAAACGTTCACAAGGGTTTTGATTTCAGCAGCACAGATTGCTCTCCCCTAAGTTCATGGCATGATACGCGGCATGCAGAGCATAAATCTACCATGATCCCACAGCGCCCTGGGCTGGGTTTTCGAAGTGAGTGAAGCCCCAGTAGGTCTTCAAGGAATATGGTGGGTAGATGGTTGATCCTTCACTTGTGATCTTGGCAATCTGTAATTCAACAACAGGTTAGAGCAATCTGTAATCATAAAATGAAAATTTGCTGAATGTGTAACCAAGATCAATAGGTTCATACCTGGAATTTGTTGATAGATGATCTGTCTCGGTACAGCAAGACCACCAAGCACTTCTCAACCAGCTTAACAGCTTCTTCAAAAGTCATATCATCGCGCCATTCAGCACGGAGTATCGGGATTGCCATATGATTTCCAAATCCAGTAGCGACATGGTTTTCCTCGAAGTGGGTACCAATCATGTTAACCTGCACAGGCCAATAATTAGGCATAGGATGTTGACAAACCAAAACCAATGAATAAGTGGTGCTATCATTTTGAAGAAAATCCTACCATCCCAAGATACTTCTCATCACCCTTTGGACCCTTTTTCACCCCACCAAGTACAAGTGAGTTCCAGAGAGGATCAAACTTGTTGCGCCGGTTGTACATCACTCTTGTCAAATAGCTGTGGATCTCTTTGGGGCCCAGCGAGTTTCCATCATCCCACATATGATCAGACAGACTGAAAAGAATGGGAAAATGACGTGTTTGAAATTTCCGTAGCATTAGAAAGAGAAACATGGGTTCCCCATACAATCATTATGAAGATCCATATTTAATCCTTAGTGATGGAACTTACGTTAGTTCATCCAAATAGCGCAAAATCTCCTGGAAGTCACTGAACTCTCCGCTTGCTCCAATGATGCTATGCTTGCCAACTGCCTTAATGCGTTCCACACTCTTGTATCTCAAAGTTGATCCATAAGAGGCTGCAAAGAGAAGATAAGACTAAGTTCCCCATCAAGATAATGGTAATTATCTGTGCAGAAGAACTGGGACCAACCTCCAGTGTCACATGCCATGATCACACCATCCTTGTATTTCAAGGCAATGACTGAATTACCAGTCACATACGGATACCTGTTAATGTGAGACAATGTCAGGAGCAAATCATGTGAATTGATAAACATGTCAAAAACGAAAGCATCATAATATAACTTAGATAAGTTGAATAGAAGTGCCACACTATAAGAAGCTTGAAAACTGCAACCATTCTGAAAAAAAAAAGATCTAGGAAACAATTTCATATAGCCATAACAGAGAGGCTATTGGAAACATAGACAAAGACTACACTTCGAACATAGCATACTGTAAGAAACTGGTTGTACACTTTCACAAAAGCATACATACTAAGTAAACTAAGTCCAATTCTGTTAGCGTGTTGTGTTCTGTATCACTGTATTGGACCTTGGCCCATGTATATGTACGTGTATATATTAATATACCCCTGCCCAAATTAGGGTTAGAGTTTCTATTCTTCAATATGGTACCTAGCCACAGTCTTAGTCCTCCCTCCCCCCAACACCTACTCCGAGCGCCGGCTGCTCCTCCCCCATGGCTGCCGGCGCCCCCTCCCCCACCACCTGCCCTCAACCGCGGCCAGCGATCCTCTCGCCCTCTCAGCAGCACCAGCGGCCGGCCGCTCGCGATGCCCCTCCCCGGTCTCGCTGTCGCCTCTCCTCTCCTTCGACATGTAGTCGGCCCGCCTCCTCACTAGAGAGCCTCTGGCCGCCGCTCCATCCCCAAGCCGGCAAAATCTACAGTCGGCAGTGCTGGTGCACTCCGACACGCCCCTGCCTTGTGGCTCGCGCCCAGCCTTCTCCTGGCTGCTCCATCCTCCCTGCCACCGGCCAGCACAACCTCCCGCACAGGCCAGCACAATCTCCCGCACAGGCCAGCACCCCAAGCCCGCACCCGACCTCCCCTCCCTGCCAGTGGGACACACCACCCTGATCTGGCTAAGGCAACAAGTGTTGTGTCGGGCGAGGCGATGGGAGGTGCCAAGGACATCGCCTCGAGGAGATCAGAGCGAACTTCGACGAAGGGGGAGTGGCCATTGTCGCTTGATGAAAGCGCGCATGAGCTTGTAGAGCTCTTAAGAGCATGCAACAAGTTGATAGTGAGCGAGCAGTCATAAACCGCTTCGCCAAG contains these protein-coding regions:
- the LOC100283981 gene encoding proteasome subunit beta type 4 isoform X1 is translated as MDGFPKSVGGGGPNIPAGSHPAGGSQAAAGGGATQRTQYPYVTGNSVIALKYKDGVIMACDTGASYGSTLRYKSVERIKAVGKHSIIGASGEFSDFQEILRYLDELTLSDHMWDDGNSLGPKEIHSYLTRVMYNRRNKFDPLWNSLVLGGVKKGPKGDEKYLGMVNMIGTHFEENHVATGFGNHMAIPILRAEWRDDMTFEEAVKLVEKCLVVLLYRDRSSINKFQIAKITSEGSTIYPPYSLKTYWGFTHFENPAQGAVGSW